The following nucleotide sequence is from Dromaius novaehollandiae isolate bDroNov1 chromosome Z, bDroNov1.hap1, whole genome shotgun sequence.
TCTAGGTGGATGTAGTTTGGCTCTGTGAAAGGAAAGCCGACTGGGTGGTCCATGAAAATCCTGCTCCCTGCAGATGTCCTCACGTGGCTTTGTGTGAACCCTGACCTCACACGGTGGCTGTATTCTCCAGACAAGAGCAGAAACAACTCGCTCAGCCGTAGCTGTCTGGTGAGCGACCCCCCTCTCTGTCACGGCATGAAAGGCCACGGCTGGAGTGTTATTGTTGCTGTCGGTGGCTTTATTCATGGAAGCAGTGGAGCAAGACTCTGGCTTTGGAGCTTTCTGCAGggaacattcatttaaaaaaaaaaaatcacatttcagagaaCAATGTTCCTCCTCGGGCTGATTTGATACAACTCGCCTCTTTTGCATTGCGTCTCCATGGaggttttctcctcctcttcccttctagACAACAGGCAAGAGAGAGTCCCATTTGAAGCAGTCAGGACAAATGGTTTCAAACTTACCTACTTGAGCAGGTATAAGATATACTACGTCTCTGCCACAATAGGAGCTAGACTACAATTTGTCATCACTACCAGCAGTGAAACTATTAATGCTATTATTAACAAAATTTCCACCTTTGAAGCTCCTGTAGACCAAAAAATTCATAAAAACGAGAGGCCTTCTCTCTTTAGCAGCGACCTTATCCCTGCTGTTGACAAATTGAGCAAGATACCACAAGCTGCTTCATACTCTGCTCTGACTTCAGGACTCTCTTAACAGCCACGAAGTTTGCATTCTTGAGCACGTCAAGAAAAACTTTCGTCTCCTTGCAGTCGGTGGCAGAACCCCCTTCAGAAAACAGGGGACTGCTGCCGGCCCCCCGGCCAGGGCCGTGTTGGAGGTTGCCGCCACTCGGCTCCGACCCCGGTGCTCCGAGCTGGGGAAACAATCATTTTCCTGGACCGGTTTCTGCGCGCCCGCCGCTGCAGCCCGGTGTGTATTTAGGCTGGATTGCCACCAGGGAGCACTGCCGGCTCGTGTCAGGGATGGCAGCGACCGCAGCAGCCTCAATTTTAGCTTTTCCAGACCCTTGAGGAAGGGGCCGGGCTTCGTCATAGCGTTGATGTTCTCCTGACATTGTTGACTGCGTGTATATGACGGTCCAACTTTCCAGGGCTTTGTATGGCTGTGAGCGCTCGGTTGACGCCAGCTGATGTTTTCGATCACGTGCTGGTTTTATCCTGGGGCTTGCATACCACTGCCTATGTGCCGAGCCCCTGGGACTGCACATGAAAAGAAATTCGGTGGGATCGTTCGGTCAGGCTCCAGGTCATTGCTCCAGTCATTTCCCACTAGAAATGCCAAGTTACTGCTTTGAGCACCTGAAAATACATGGCTAATCCTTGTGTGAGAGCTAATGCGTAGCTGTAAAAACACAGCACTAGAATTACATCTTCACTCTGCAATTAAGTTTCAAAAGACAAGTGGTAATTTCCAGGGACATATAATTCTGCATTTTTGAACCGCTTTTGAAAATTACTTGGAAGATGGTGAGTGCAGAAGAGGACATGCAGAAGAGTTCATTACTAAGGCTAGAAAGCTCAGACCACGCTCTTTACCACACCAGTTGTGTCCCATTGTCTTTGCTCTGCAATTCCTGTACCTCTCTGGTGAAAACCTCAGGTAGTCCCAGAGAATTGTAGGTACAACCCATCTCAAAGTTGCAAATCCGTCCAGATGGGTTGACTTAACCTGTGGGTTGAGGGAAGTGGCTCTTCCCCCTGCTTGCTGTTGATGAGCCCACATCTGTAATGCTGAATCCAGTTTGGGCAACCCAGTACCAGAAGGACGTTCATGTGCAGGAGTTCAGCAGAGGCCATCGAGACAGGCAGTTTGCAAGGCTCGGCtgacctggagctggcagcagTCCTGCAGGGAGTGGGAGCCTGGACTAGACAGGGcctttcccacatgcagccttaTGGTTTATGACCATAAATTCTATAGAaaatctttcctcctccccagcatGAAGCAAAACTTCCCCTTTCCCAACAACGTATAGCCAGACCACAGTGAGCAGTAAACTCCCAGCTCATAAAAACTTGCACCATTAGTGCAAGGGAAGAGACACTCCACTGGAAGAGACACTGCCATTAGGTGGGAGTGGCCCTCCAGAAACTTTCATCCCTTATTCCAGATCATATTTACATTGGTATGGCTCAATACTAGCTTGGCAGTTCCCTGGCAAGATGCACTGGCTTCTTCACTGGTGCACTCCACTGGTCTCACTTGAGAAGAATAAAATACCTTGGGAAGCTACAGTTTCACATACCAGTGATGAGTGATGAAGTTTAGATCACCCTGTCTCTCATGGAAAAGCATGCTGAAGAAtaggttttaaattaaaatggagaaaaaaccCCTCACTGTTCAGTGCAAAGTCCAGGACCTTTGTTCCTCTTGCAGGGATTCATGACACTTGCTAAGACTTCGGTAGCCTTGTGGTGATTAAAATAATGTGGTACTTATTTACATGCAGGAACCTGGCTGTTTGACTTAGAAAAGAGGACATCAAATGGAAAGGAAATTCCAAAATCCATCAGACAGTAATAATCCTTTCTCTTCCGCTCCCACCAGTTCCTCCCCCTCTACTTGCTCACTGCCAAGCTGACCCTCATTTGAAATGGGTGGAAGGGTACACTTTGCAGTTGTCTTTGGAAACCAGCAGCATCAGGTGACTCATAAGGTGAAGCATAAAGGTGACAATCCTGCTTATCTACATAAGCTGCCGAAGAGGAGTCTGTTGAAGAGCCAGACTATAAATCACTGTCAATGATTACTGTAATAGCAAAGAGGAAAGGTTGACAGCTAATCCAAAGCTTTAACATTCTTATTTTTAGATCCATCTGATATCTAACTGGCAATTAATTTAGTTTCAGAAGCCTGAACCCAACTGGACCTAGGAAGACATCTTGGACAGGACTCTGAAAGATGTTAGGCCCCTGACCCCAAAATGTGATGTGAAATGCAGGCTAACCTGCACCTCCCTGTTTGAGCTGAAAGCCCCCATGGGTCCCACATCTTGTGTGTCTGCTCGGCCCTGACCTGCCTGAGGGCTTTGGGTTTTGGGGGTCACAATGAATATCTGTTCTTCAGACCTTCCCCAGGAGCTGCACGCCATTTTTTCCCCTGGCTGCACATTTGTGGTTGtttttacagtgcttttttctcctgcACACCTGGTTGCCAAGGGATTTTCTCCATCTTTCCCTTGAGTTGTTATACTGCACCTCCTCCTGGGGCTGTCCTTGCCAGAGAAGGTTTCTTCAACACGTCCTTCCAGGGATCATGGCCCTTCCTTCTCTGCCACAGAACAGCTTCAAGCTCCTTCCTGCCTGTCTCCTCGTGTACGTGACTATGACTCTTCCCCAGAAGTGACCTGCAGAGGTCATTTAGATATGtaggtttccttttattttcctaggAAGGTAAGGCAGGTTTCCTTGATCAGTGCAGGCCTGGTTTTAAGACGGAAAAATGGTGTGAGGGGTGTTTGAAGGATCTCAAAGAGGTTTTAGAAACCTTGCCTCCAGCCTTTGtccagaggagcagaggagaatCTGGTCATCCTGGATATGATATCGGCGTCCCTCCCCTTGGGTGTCCTGCCGTGGCCTCCATCCTCAGGTGTCTGGAGAGGCTTCCCAAGCTTTGTAAGACATTGGCCCAGAGAGGGGCTCACAGCAGTGTGGTCAGCATGATCCTGTTGGCTTTAGCAAACACCAAGCTGAATCCCACCAAGAAGATGGCAGTCACAGTGGTCATAGCTGCTTGGCCCATTTGCCCTGCAGGTCACAGTATGCCAGCGTTAGTCTGCATGGCTCTTAGTTTGCATGGCTCTTGGTCTGCACAGCGGTACAGGAGGACATCCTGGAGGAGCCTCACTAAGCCCTATCAATGatgcagcacagcagagaggaAAGCATCCTGTCAGGCTCTGACCCAGCACCCTACGTCGGCCCCGTAGCTCAAAAGCCGTCTGGCTGCACCCACCACCCACTTTGTTAATGGCGCTAGGCAGAGGGGAGCCACAGCTCCCGTCTCGTGTCAGgatgagggaggggaggaaggacagACTCGTGCACTGTGTCAGCAGAATGGTAGCCTCTCTCCCCAAGATACAGCAGCTCTTTCCAGCTGATCCTCAGCTCCGTTCAGACAGCAGGACCCCTCTCAGAGGTGCACACGGACCCCTGTGTGTCCTGCCTTTCACCTGAACCCCAGCATACTCCCTACAAGCAAGGAGCTCTGGCGTCTGGCTGCTTGTCAGAGGAAGAAACACTGGTTGTGAGTAAAAGTGCTGATAAGGAAAGTGTTATCTTTCTCTTGGTTATTTTGCGATAAGATTTGTTACTTGAAGGCATGCCTTTCTTACGGGGTTTGAAGAAACCAGTTAGAGCAGGAGCAGCTTTAACAAGAGGAGCGCTGTAGCCTGGGTAGCTCCAGGACCCCTTGTCCACTGAAGGCATCTCCCCAGCAGGAAGAGGTGCTTTTTATGGGCTGTTCTGGTCCTCTTAAGCCTGTTCCCACAAAGAGCTCCCCACACCTAGCAGTGCCAGATCAGCACATGTATGCACAGTGCTtcaattttcttcttctccttcctggaGGCTACCAGCTACCGGGAAGGGAGTGCACTCCACTGCATCTGGGACTCCCCTCAGCCCTCCTCCGAAGGGGGGGAGGAGGTGTCCCAGTGGGATCTTCCCTGTGAGCGGGCAGCTAATGTGGCCTCCTGTTCACAGAAATCTTGTGCCAAACCTTCACCACTGCTTCCAGCAGTGAACAGCACTGGAAAGGGGGAAGACAAGGGTATTTTGTGCCCTCCTTGGCTGATGAGGGCAATGAGATGAGTCTAAAGCCTCACAGAAGTGGGAATTGGTGAGGCAGAAGGGTCTCATGGGCTGTTCCTCTGCCTCCTCACTGCTGGAAGCCCTGCACCTCCAGCCCCCTGTGACCTGCTCTCCTGCATGCATAACTGAGCTGGAAATGTCATTTTCCTGGGTTCTGTCCATGCTACAGAGCTTCCACAAGTCCCCTGGGTTGTGTCTTAAGTATTTGAGATTATGAATGACTGCAAGAACAGGTTTGGGTAGTTTATGGAAGAAATCAAGAGATCTTGTACTGCTCCCATCTGTATCAGGCACTCGAGGGGATAACACAGTTGTATGTTAGCTGGGAAGTCTAGGATCATCTATTACAGAGATCAAAGTGATGCCAAGGTACCTGAATGGGGAACCCCTCCCTCCAGTAGATGCCCATGGGAAATACGCTGCACTTGTTTACTTACAGGGCTATAGTGGAAGCTTTCTACTTTGACAACTGCAAGGTGCTTTAGCACTTCTGACACTGTAACTGCAGAGGTCAGACTGGATTTCAGAAGGTGGAGGGGATGCTGTGCTAAGCTAAGCATCCCTCATGCTAAGTCCCTGGGGCCAAAGCAGGTGAAGCTGCAGCACACAGGTATCTGTGGAGCCTTCACGGctctgggccagtggcagggacATCCCAGTGTACCTAACCAGTTATTCAGCCATAAAAATCCATAAATCCCTAAAATCAAGCGTGACTCCAGGACTGGCCAGCCATGTGCTCTGGGAGACTGGCCAATGCATTCACTAAGTCAGATAAGGGCAACAGAAGGCCCCATCCCACCTTAAAATGAAGAAGACCATCTGTGTCAGGATATTACGGGATCCTAGAAAAGCCAACCACATGGGCGCAGAGGAGAAGACCTGAAGACCCAAAATGTGTGAAGAGTGAAAGGAAGCCACATTCTGTCATTACTTCATGAAAAAGTCTGGGTGAATGACACAGGCTCTCTTCATGAGGCATCCATGTGTTTGAAATCTTGGCCTGGAGGCTACCTGGGGAGCCAAGGACACAACAGCTATGCAGAGGCACCTCCTGTCCTTGTCCCAGATGGCATTTTCCTAACAAAAGGGTATGGTTCAGCGTATTTTTAGTCTGTCACACACAGCTGTTTTCAACCATCTTTCATTTTGCCTAATGCAGCTCAGCAGGGTTGGAGTGAATTCACTCAgatgatgaaaacaaaacacttcccaGGCTTTGGGAAAGAGAACAGGATACCAGAGAGGAAAATTGATTGTGAGAAGGACCTTCAGACTGAAGATAACAACACAAGGGGCTGTAGGGTTCACCATGCAGGAAAAAAGCCCAAGCCACAGAGCTCCAGCCACCTAAAAGTCGCAGTGAGGTTTAGCTTCACAATGTGACTTGCATTTTTGCCGGGCAAATCAAAACTGCCTTTTGGAGACCTTGGACAAATGCTGGTCTGTACACTTAAGCTGTACACCGAAACTGCAAACCAGTAGGGCATCATTCAGACTTCTATAGCACAGCCATACAGGTGAAATATGCTGGCAGAGAGGGCCACGGACATGTGGGTCAAAAACGACTGCCTTTGTAGAAGCGACTGCATTTTCCTCTATCATAGCCTAAAAACATTATAGGAAGGGGACTTGCCAGGACAGCTGGGTTTTATTACTCACATGGAAATAGCTGATCTAAATCACTCTGCAATGCTTGAGTTTATCagacagaagacaaaacaaaaaattaaaatagaactGGTGTGTAGTATTCATTATCCTGGTGGTCATTTTCCAGGGGAATATTCAAAGCCTCCGGTATTTCTGCTTCATCTGGTTTCAGGACTGCCTCTTCACCTGTAAAGCATTTAAGAGACAGATCATGTCACATCGGAGGGCTCTTGTGCTTTACCCCTCAGTGCCATGCTGAACTAAAGCTCTGGTGGCTGGGCTCCTGTGACTGCACGACACGTGAAATGGTTTCTGGTAGCTTTTCTGGTTTTTGAATGACATGGCAGTCCCCTGGGTTGCGGAGGGGAGCTGAAGGAAGTAAACCCCAGTGGGTTCAGAGGCAGAAGACGAATAAATGCAGCCCCAATGTTTGTCATTTTCAAGATCTCAGTGCTCGGGAGCTGGATTCATGTGACATGCCTTGGTTAGCGTCTGGCCGTTGCAGAATGGTTGCTTTCCACGGCACAAGCCTGTTACAAGCCCTGTAGCAAAAggcctctccttccctccccaacaAAGTGTGCTGGAAATGCTCCCACTGCTCCCTGGCTCACTGCTCGTTAAAGCTCTGGGACTGAAGGATGCTTACCTCCTCTGGAATACCGATCCTAGGTTTTCCTAGTTTGGAAGCATTCCGTATGCCTAGTTTGCACTGTCTATTAGAACAAATTGTCTTTCTTCTCCTCAAGCCAGATCTGCGAAAAAGTCCTGCTGGCCCAAGCAGCGTTCATGACGAATGGATTTCCTGAGCCCAGATGGCAATTTGCCTTTCAAATGAGTTTGGGTCTGGTCCCGGCTCACCCCTAGGAGACCTTGCTCAGGGGGGTCCCACggagggcagctcccagcagaCGTGCACCCCCTGCTCCAGCTCCCACCTCTCCCTTCCCACCGCCCTGGGGGCAGACTGGTAGGTTGTGGCCAGCGCACATTTGTGCCTCGGCACTCCAGCAGTGCTGGCACTGACCGGCAGTTTCTAGAGACTGCATCCACTTTTCACAGCAGCGTCACCTGACCTGGGTCTTGACAGAGGAATGAGGAGCGTGGTGACCCACCATCATGCTTGGCTAAACCTGACCCCCAGTTTCtaattgcttttgtttcaggCAGCAGGGGACCTGGGGCAGAAACGTGTCAGTgaaccagctgctgctggggacaaAGAGTCTTTGAACCTTTCTCCCGTGAAGGTGCGTTAGGACACAGCCACTTGTTCCCAGTGCGAGAAGGCCCGCAGAGACGCACCTGGGACAAGGACCCGTTCACAGGTCACAGGCTCCATGTCAATGGCCTGCTGACAGCAGTGGACTTTGATCACTCTCCACGACCTGGAGATCAGCATCTGCCCCTTCACCCCAAACACCTCCTCACAGCTGCCCAGGTCAGGTCCGGGGGGTGGACACCCGGGCCCTCCGGCTGCCGAGAGCTGGCTGTGGAAAACCTTGGCACGCTTGGTGCTGCAAGACCTGGAAATGCAGCCCTGCAGTCCCCGGATGCTCACCCTACGGGGGCCTCGCCCACCACCCCCGTGACGCCAGCCCCTCTCCGGTAGCTCACCCTCCGGACGCCGGCTCCCGTCTGCCGGCTCCCCTTCCGCAGCCCCCTGAGGGGTCCCACCGAGGAGCTCCTGAGAGGTCAGCACGGGCGGCGGGGCTTGACACGCTGGCGTGGGTGCTGCTGGCTCAGCCGGTGCCTGCTTATCTCCCTCCAGCACTTCGGGCCGAGGGTCCGGCTCCAGGTCGGGCTCCGGTTTGGGCTCCGTAACCAGCTGGCGGCCTCGTCCTCTCCCCGCGCCTCTGCCCCTCTTTTGCCGTTTGCTTTTCTCCTGCTCCCTGCCGGGACATTCACACAGGCAAGGAGTTGGGCACGGAGCAGAGCTCTTTCTCCCCTCGTCTGGGGTTGAGTTCCTTGCTCGGGATCCCAGCCCCTCCTGCCCAGGGACAGCTTTGCCAGGCCCCAAGCTGTGAGTCCcacccattttttttcccagagaaactgtgtttttgcatttaaaaaaaagctacataaAGCTCCTCGATCCCTTAATCCCAGCCCAGAGCTCTAGCAGTTGGTGGCTATCTGCCTGAGCAGGGACCCCTCCCTTCAGGAGACGGACCTCAGCCCCGTCCCCCTTGAGCCAGCTGCCCTGGTGCCCACGGTCTGCTGCACCCGCCCTGGTCCAGGCATGGCCATAGGTGATGCAAGATGGGACCCGCTGCTGGCTTGGGCAGGCAGGAGATACTTTCTGGCACCCACCTAGATCCCAGGGAACAAGAGGCAGGGCCGTGGCAAGGGAGACTCTTCCAGCTCTCCGTCACTGCATGAGCACAGAGTTGCTGGGCTGCCGTGCCTGGGCACAGGTTAAGCGTAGAATAAAATGACTCCATGGTGTAAATAAAATTTACCCCAGAACCCACTGAATTGAGTCTTTCTCCTgggcttctgcttttcttttccggAGCAACTCCCGGTCTCTCAAGCGGCGTGTGATGATGACATCTACAAGAACAAAGTGAGTGCTAACATAACATCCTGGCCAAGGAACAATTCAGTCCCTCCCTGCTTGGTGACACAGCCCTGATGCAGGCGATCAGGCTCTGCGCTCTTTTTGCCATGAAGTAGGTCTTGGTAAAAAACAGTTTGGGGAGCTGCACTTCCAAAGCAGCACCAGCAGGTAGGAGCAAATGACACTACATGCAAAGCTCCCAGGCACCTGTGCTATAAGTTACCCTAAATTACTAGTGGtcattttcctgctgctgctgcagcctttgggTGACTTTTTCCCAACCTGTTGCGAGCTCATCACTCTCAGGAcctggggcagaggaggcatgAAGGCACCCTGAAATCCCTCAGCCACACATCACTGCAGGCTGCAAGATAATTCTTCATGTTTGTCCCATCCGCTTTTCCCCAGGGAGCTGCTATTGGCCACTGCTGCAGTCAGGAGGCTTGTCTAGATGGAGCAAAGGCCGACGAGTTGGGCAGAGCTGTTCGTATGCTTGGTCAGCCGGTCCCATCACGAGGCATTCAGGATACTGATGTGTTTTCCTGTCCTTTGCTGGTACATGGGAAACGTCTGTGACTCTCAAACCATTTCACTACCACCACAGTCTGGGTCATGTCCACTGGAAAATTACCAGCAAGCAGGACTGATAGCCTTCTCCATGTGAGTCTCCCACGAAAGCCTTGTCCTGCAGAAGGGCCAACCCTGCCACAGGGGAACAGGTCTGTGAGGCAGAGGGCTCATCCAAAGGACACGGGACTTCCCTTCTGTGCATACTCCTGGGTGTTAGGCTGATTGATCCCCTGTAGGGTCTGGCGATCCAGAGACCAGGATATGGTGGTAGTGAGGGGCCTGGCCCCAGTGACCACACAAGCAGCCCCAAGCTAGTCTGCAGCTATAAGGAGGACCATGGCAGGGCTGAAGATAGACAGGCTCATGTGAGAAGGCTCCAAAGACATTTCCATTTGGGCAAGGTTACTTGCAGCTACCAGGAGAAGAGAGCACCTTTAGGAGCTCGGTTACTTGAGCTCTGTGAGGTGCCTTCATTGGCCTAAGTAAGCTGTGCCCATTTCACTGGCTAACAAGGTCTCTAAGCGGCTTCCTGAGGCAAGAGACATCTCAGCCACCTTCGGGTGGACAAACGAATGCCAGAAGTTCACTGAAGCCTGCACCGAACTTCTCTTCTGCATGACCTGGAACTAACGGACAACATCCCTGACCATGTGGTAATAGGCCTTACGGTTTCCGATCCAGTCAGCCCTGAATTTTTTGGTTGGACTCCAGCCTGTGATAATAAAGACCTGGCTTAGATGAGGCAGTACGAGGCCGTTCCCTTCAGACAAAGGGCATTGTTCAGTAGGAATAACACTTCTCTGGAGCCTGGAGGGAGAGGGGAATCTTCCCACACATGCACGGAAGAGATCATAACAGCACTGATTTTCAGCGTTTCGACAAAACTCACACAATGGACAAGCAACAAAGCTACTAACTGCTCCGTACGGATGTAATCATATCCAGCTTCTTCTGTGAAGAGCCTCAGCTCACGCTAAAACATTAAGTCGTATCAGCACGGGATTGTCATTTTGCCCTTCCCTTGTCCAGCTGGGATAACTGGCAAGGTGAGATGGCTTCCAAGGCTGAGCTGGGACAAGAGCTCTTGTGTTCCAGATGTCAGTGTTAGCCATGAGAAAAGCCTTTTTTATAGTCCaagacaggaaagaggaaaagctgcCAGCAGGAGCCCAACTCTACCCAAAGCAGATCTTTGCACAAGTCACTAGTGATGATAATAATCACAGAGTAATTTATCTTGGAAAGAAACCCTGGTGGTGTCTGTTCCAATGTCCTCTTCAAAGCTTGGCCAACTTAAAAATTACATCAGGTTGTTCAGCGCCTCATCCAGCTGAGCTGGAAAGATCTAGAAGACAACCTCTCTGCTCCTGCACTGCTctcacagagagaaaaatttcCGTTATATATAAAGGTGTCTCCTCGTACA
It contains:
- the HEMGN gene encoding hemogen isoform X1, which gives rise to MESLGKDHAYSDPSLPPSASREEYAVPDVIITRRLRDRELLRKRKAEAQEKDSIQWVLGEQEKSKRQKRGRGAGRGRGRQLVTEPKPEPDLEPDPRPEVLEGDKQAPAEPAAPTPACQAPPPVLTSQELLGGTPQGAAEGEPADGSRRPEGEEAVLKPDEAEIPEALNIPLENDHQDNEYYTPVLF
- the HEMGN gene encoding hemogen isoform X2, with the translated sequence MESLGKDHAYSDPSLPPSASREEYAVPDVIITRRLRDRELLRKRKAEAQEKDSIQEQEKSKRQKRGRGAGRGRGRQLVTEPKPEPDLEPDPRPEVLEGDKQAPAEPAAPTPACQAPPPVLTSQELLGGTPQGAAEGEPADGSRRPEGEEAVLKPDEAEIPEALNIPLENDHQDNEYYTPVLF